Proteins from one Mucilaginibacter jinjuensis genomic window:
- a CDS encoding glycosyltransferase family 4 protein yields the protein MKDVIFINSHPIQYFAPLYKYLNQHGVKTAAWYGSDESIKGGLDKQFGVEIKWDVPLLEGYEYRFFKNNSWKPSHFNGFFGLLSFEMVKAIFKAPKSVVIVHGYHYATHLLILLLAGLRGHTVCLRNETPYSHERGKANWKQKLKYFFLKNILFPRADVFLYIGEQNRLFYKSYNIDDSKLIYCPYAVDNDRFASEFTRLRGSVVDIRKKMGIGADDKVILYSGKYIDKKRPMDLLKAFKNIAKKDCWLIMVGEGQLRGKLEQFVTDYDLKNVILTGFVNQSQISEYYAIADVFVMCSGVGETWGLSVNEAMNFNMPIILSDLTGSSSDLVKDSINGYKFKTGDEEELARRLDDVLYENKLTRTLSSKDVINKYSYAIIAENLSLLTK from the coding sequence ATGAAAGACGTAATATTTATTAACTCACACCCGATTCAGTATTTTGCCCCTTTATACAAATACCTGAATCAGCATGGTGTTAAAACTGCTGCTTGGTATGGTTCTGATGAATCGATAAAAGGTGGGTTAGACAAACAATTCGGTGTTGAAATTAAATGGGATGTTCCTTTGTTAGAAGGGTATGAATATCGATTTTTTAAAAATAACTCATGGAAGCCGTCTCATTTTAATGGTTTTTTTGGATTGCTAAGCTTCGAAATGGTTAAAGCTATTTTTAAAGCGCCTAAGTCTGTAGTTATTGTTCATGGATACCACTATGCAACACATCTTTTGATATTATTGCTTGCCGGATTAAGGGGGCATACAGTTTGTTTACGTAATGAAACTCCATACAGTCATGAACGAGGTAAAGCAAATTGGAAGCAAAAACTAAAATATTTTTTTCTTAAAAATATTCTGTTCCCGAGAGCTGACGTTTTCCTGTATATAGGTGAGCAAAACAGGCTTTTCTATAAAAGTTATAATATTGATGATTCCAAATTGATTTATTGCCCGTACGCTGTAGACAATGATCGTTTTGCGAGCGAGTTTACACGTTTAAGGGGCTCGGTAGTGGACATCAGGAAAAAAATGGGTATAGGTGCTGATGATAAGGTTATTTTATATTCGGGAAAATATATCGATAAAAAAAGACCGATGGATCTTTTAAAGGCATTTAAAAATATTGCTAAAAAGGATTGTTGGCTGATAATGGTTGGCGAAGGCCAGTTACGTGGAAAGTTAGAGCAGTTCGTAACGGATTACGACTTAAAGAATGTAATTTTAACCGGATTTGTAAATCAATCACAAATTTCAGAATATTATGCCATTGCGGACGTATTTGTAATGTGCTCGGGAGTGGGTGAAACATGGGGCCTTTCTGTTAATGAAGCAATGAATTTTAATATGCCTATTATTTTATCTGATTTGACTGGTAGTTCGAGCGATTTGGTTAAAGACAGTATAAATGGCTATAAATTTAAAACCGGGGATGAGGAAGAATTAGCGAGACGACTTGATGACGTATTGTATGAAAACAAACTTACTCGGACGTTAAGCTCCAAGGATGTCATTAATAAGTACAGTTATGCAATCATTGCCGAAAATCTTAGTTTATTGACTAAATAA